CCGTACCGCGCCGCGCACAGCTCGGCCGCCGAGTCCACGATGTGCTGGAGGGTGGTGCGCAGCTCCAGCTCGGAGCCGACGCTGAGCACCGCGTCCAGCAGCACGGGGAGGCCGGCCGTCTCCTCCGCGGGCTCCTGCCCGGCGTTCGTCATTCGGCCAGTGGGTTGAGAACCATGGGGGCGATCTTCCCTTCGAGCATCGCGCCGAGACCGAGCACGGCGCACACGTCCGGCCGTTCCGCGATGGCCACCGGCATCCCGGTGGCGTCCCGCAGCATCTGGTCCAGTCCGGGCAGCAGGGCGCTGCCACCCACCATCATGATCCCCCGGTCCGTCAGGTCCGCGACCAGGTCCGGCGGGCAGTCCCGCAGCACCTTGCCGATGCCGTCGAGGACGGCGGTCAGCGGGGTGTGGATGGCGTTCCGTACGGCGGCGGTGTCCACGTGGACGGAGCGGGCCAGCCCGGTGGCGACGTCGCGGCCGTGGATCAGGGTGGAGGCGGGGCCTCCGGCGTTGATCCCGTTGCCGTGCAGGGCCAGCTGGAGCGGCCGGACGGCCTGGCTGGGCAGCATCAGCTCGTGGGCGTGGCGCAGGTGCTGGACGACGGCGTGGTCGATGGCCTCGCCGCCGACGGGGATGCGTACGGCGGTGACGATGGAGCCGAGGGAGAGGACGGCCACCTGGGTGGCCGCGGCCCCGCACACCATGATCATCGTCGCGGTCGGCTGCTCCACGGGCAGTCCGCAGCCGACGGCCGCCGCGATCAGGGTGTCGACGAGTTCGACGCGGCGGGCGCCGAGCCCGACGAGGGTCTCCACCGCGGCCCGCTGGGCCAGGGGGTCCGCGTCGTGCGGGGTGCAGGCGGCGGCCCGCAGCCGCGGCTTGCGGCGCAGGGCCCGGCGCAGCTTCTCGCCGAGCAGGTGGCGCAGCATGCGCTGGGCCATCTCGATGTCGACGACGGTGCCGCCGGAGACGGGGCGCACGACCCGGATGTAGTCGGGCGTGCGGCCGGTCATCCGCTCGGCGAAGGTCCCCACGGCGATGAGTGCACCGGTCCGCGTGTTCACCGCGGCGCAGCTGGGCTCGTCGACCACGAGGCCGGCGCCCTTGACGTACACGCGGGTCCTCGCCGCCCCCAGGTCGACGGCGACGTGGCAGCGGCGCAACTGCTCAAGACTGACGGTCACGGCAGATCCTCCCGAGAGCGCTGACGCAAGAAGACCGGCGGAATTGCCGGTCGCTTTTCGTATCATCTCGGGCATTTCGGGCTAACCGCCCGTTGTGCTGCTCCGGTCGGGGGGTCTGTCGCGGCTGCATGGGGGTGGATTTTTGTACCGACAGGCAACACGATGCCCGCACCGCACGCGCTACTCGCGCGTAACAAGGTAAAGGGGACCCGATGCTGACGACCCGCCAGAGGTTGCTGGCCCTCCTGACGCTGTGCCTGGCGCTGCTCGCGCCCGCGGCCGCCCGTGCCGCCGACCGGGGGGTGGTCGGGGCCGCCGACCAGGCGTCATCGCGCAATCCGGTGGTCTTCGTGCACGGTTACAACGCGGATCCGGGCGTCTGGGGAGCCCTGCGCGGGGACCTGCGTGCCGCCGGGTACGCCGACTCGGAGCTCTTCTCCTTCGGTTACGACACCCACCAGTCGGTCAACGAGGTCCTCTCCGGCCGGCTCGCCGCCTACGTCGAGGACGTCCGCAGGCAGACCGGCGCCGCCAAGGTCGACGTCGTCTCGCACTCCTTCGGCTCGCTGGTGAGCCGCTGGTACGTGAAGTTCGGCGGCGGCGGGGCCGCCGTGGACCACTGGGTCTCGCTGGCCGGACCCAACCGCGGCACCTCCACCGCCTGGGCCTGCGCCCTGTGGGACCAGGCGTGCCGGGACATGACCCCCGGGTCGTACGTCGTGAAGAACCTGAACGGCGGGGACGAGACCCCGGGCGCCGTGAAGTACGCGACTTTCTGGTCCAACTGCGACGAAGTCGTCAACCCGGACGACAGCGTCCCGCTGACCGGGGCGGCCAACACGCCGGTCGGCTGCCTCAAGCACAACGACCTGCTCGGCGACGACGGGACCTCGGCGGGCGTCCGCGCCTTCCTCGCGTCCTAACCCTCCCCGGGCAGGGAGACCCGCTGGAGCAGGCCGTACGTGAACTCCGCCACGCACGGCCGCTCCAGCACCTCGAAGGCGAGGCGCCAGCGGGTCGGCGCGGTGCCCTCCATCGGCCGGACCGGGGCGAAGGCCCGCGCCACCTCGTCCACCGTCGCCGACCAGGGCCGCAGGTCCTCGGGCGAGTCCAGTACGGGCCCGCGCGCGCCCGGGGCCCGGACCAGCCACTCGTTCCACACCGCTCCGTCCGGCGCGGCCAGCACCTCGAAGCGCAGGTCGGGCCAGAGCGGCACCGGCCACAGCAGGGCCTCGCACTCCAGGTCGCCGATCCTGCGCCGCTCGGTCGACTCCGGAGGGCCGAGCACCGAGCGGTAGCGGGCGAGGGCGCCGCGGGAGCGGGGTGACCGCGCCATGGCCTGCCAGCGCTTGTTCGCCTCCCGCTGGTCCGCGAGGGTGGCGCCGAGCCGGCGGCGGGCCTCGTCGGCGAGCTCCGGCTGGAAGTCCGCCATCCGCCGCAACAGCACCAACTGGAAGGCGGCGGGGCCGAAGAATGTCCCGGTGGATGTCATGGAGGGAACGATTCCACACAGGATCCTTACGTTCCCGGGATCCGGATGTGGCCGGGGACCACGTAGCCTGCGGGCGCCATGAACTACTGCCACGCCTGCCGGAGGCACCTCAATGGCGCACTGGCGTGCGCGGGGTGCGGAACCCCGGCCGAGTACCTGCCCGCCGCGCCGCCCGCCGCGGCGGTGCCGCCGATGCCCGAGGCGCCGACCGCGTCGACCACGCCGACCGCCCTGGCCGACGTGTACGCCGACTCGCTCGTCACCCTGTCCGCCCCGAACGAGCGCCGGGCCGGTGCGCGCCGCCGCAGCGCGCGCCGCAAGCGCAGCCGTACGACGCTGACCGTCGCGCTCGGGGTGGTGATCGCCGGCGCGGCCTCGCTGCTGGCGGTCAACGTGCTCGGGGACGGGGAGCGCAGCGACCGTGCCTCCACGGTGGTGCTGACCGACGACGGCCCGCAGCAGCCCGCCCCGCTGCCCGACCTGCCGACCTCCGGCGCGCCCACGGGCCCGTCCGGGAAGGCCACGGCCAAGGTGGCCGCCGGGCCCACGAAGAAGAGCGGTACCGGGGCGCCTTCCGGAGGCGCTGCGCAGCCGGCGCCGGTGTCCTCCGCCCCCGCGCCCGTGACGTCGGCATCGCCGTCCGCGACGTCCCGCGTCGGGGGCAGCGCGAAGCCGACCGTGTCGGGCACGCCGACGCAGAGCCCCACCGGCAACCAGCAGTCGCTGATCCCGCCCCCGCCCCCGCCCTCGCCGCCGCCCGCGCCGCCCGAGGACTGCGGCTTCCTCGGCTGGAAGTGCTGGTAGGGGCGGCGGCTAGCCGCCCAGCATCCGCTTGAGCAGGTCCCGCAGCACCGCCCGCTCCGCCGGGGACAGCCCGGAGAGGGGTTCGCGGGCGAAGTCCAGGGACTCGCGCAGCCGCTCCGCGGTCTGCCGGCCCTCCTCGGTGGGGGCGGCCAGCTTCACCCGGCGGTCGGCGGGATCCGGGTGCCGCTCCACCAGGCCGCGGGTCTCCAGCCGGTCGACGATCCCCGTCACGTTGGACGGCTCGCAGCGCAGCTTCTGCGCGATGCGGCGCATCGGCATCGGATCCAGGGCGAGCATGGTGAGCACCTTGGCCTGCGCGCCGGTCAGCTGGTGGCTGGCGGCCGCGTGCTCGTACTCCATGTGGTAGCGGGCCACGACGTCGCCGATGAGTTCGACGACCTCGATGGTCACTGGGTCTGTGCGACGACTGGGCATGGATCCAGAGTACCCACTTACTTGACAACATGAAATATCCAGGCGCATGGTTGTTTCACCTAGTGAAGCAATTCCGTTCTTACCAGGAGCGCCGCATGTCTGAGATCCCCGCCGTGAGCCGCGAGTGGCACCTCGTCCGTCGCCCGCAGGGCTGGCCCGTCGCCGAGGACTTCGCCCTGCGCGAGGTGCCCGTGTCGGCCGAGCCCGCCGCCGGCCGGATCCTCGTACGCAACCTCCACATGTCCGTGGACCCGTACATGCGCGGCCGGATGAACGACGTGAAGTCGTACATCCCGCCGTTCCAGCTCGACGAGCCGATGCAGGGCGGCGCGGTCGGCGAGGTCGTCGCCTCCGCAGCCGAGGGCTTCGCCGTCGGCGACCACGTCCTGCACCACCTGGGCTGGCGCGAGTACGCGGAGCTCGACGCGAAGTTCGCCACCAAGGTGGACGCCTCGCTCGCCCCGCTCTCCGCCTACCTCGGCGTGCTCGGCATGCCGGGCCTGACCGCCTATGCCGGCCTCTTCGAGGTCGCCTCCTTCAAGGAGGGCGACTCCGTCTTCGTCTCCGGCGCGGCCGGTGCCGTCGGCAGCCTCGTGGGCCAGTTCGCCAAGATCAAGGGCGCCTCCCGGGTGATCGGCTCCGCCGGCTCGGACGAAAAGGTGACGGTCCTCACAGAGAAGTACGGCTTCGACGCCGCCTTCAACTACAAGAACGGCCCCGTCGCCGAGCAGCTCCCCGCCTCCGCCCCCGAGGGCATCGACGTCTACTTCGACAACGTCGGCGGTGACCACCTGGAGGCCGCGATCTCCTCGATGAAGGTGAACGGCCGCGCCACCCTGTGCGGGGCGATAGCCGGATACAACGAGACCGAGGCCGCCCCCGGTCCGCGCAACCTGATGCAGGTCATCGGCAAGCGGCTGCGCCTGCAGGGCATCCTCGTCAACGACCACGCCGGCCTCCAGCAGCAGTTCGTCCAGGACGTCGCCGGATGGCTGCGTTCCGGTGAGCTCCGGTACGACGAGACGGTCGTCGAAGGCGTGGAGAACGCGACCTCCGCGTTCCTGGGAATGCTGCGCGGCGAGAACACCGGAAAGATGATCGTTTCTTTCACCGGTTAGGCTCTCTGCACACCGTTGTGACCGTGGGCGCGAGTCGCGACGATTATCAGGAGGATTTTCTTACATGTCGATCCAGCAGTCCGACGTCGCGTACACCGCTGTCGCCACCGCCGAGAACGGCCGCGACGGCCGCGTCGCCACCAACGACGGGTCGCTCGACGTCGTCGTGAACCCGCCGAAGGAGCTCGGTGGCAGCGGCGCCGGCACCAACCCGGAGCAGCTGTTCGCCGCTGGCTACAGCGCCTGCTTCCAGGGCGCCCTGGGCGTCGTCGCGAAGAACGTGAACGCCGACATCTCCGGCTCCACCGTCACCGCCGAGGTCGGCATCGGCAAGAACGACGAGGGCTTCGGCCTGATCGTCAAGATCTCCGCCGTGATCCCGAACGTGGACGCCGCCACCGCCAAGGACCTCATCGAGAAGGCCCACGAGGTCTGCCCGTACTCCAAGGCCACCCGCGGCAACATCACCGTCGAGCTCGCCGTCTGATCCGGCACCCGCTCGCCGAAGGCCGCACCCCGTCGGGGTGCGGCCTTCGCCGTCAACGGGGGGTCCTAAACTGCCCCCATGGGTGATCTTGCGCGGGGCTTCCGGTATCTGCTGGCCGGACAGCGATGGGTGTTGCGGCACGGCCGCTGGTTCGGCTTCGGGCTGCTGCCCGGGCTGGTCTCGCTCGTCCTGTACGCCGGCGCGCTGATCGGCCTCGGCTACGGCGCCGACGACTTCACGGCCTGGGCCACCCCCTTCGCCGACGACTGGGCCTCGCCCTGGATCGGCCTCTTCCGGGGCTTCCTGACCGCCCTGGTGATCTGCCTGGGGCTCTTCCTCTCGGTCATCACCTTCACCGCCGTGACCCTGCTGATCGGCCAGCCGTTCTACGAGTCCCTCTCCGAGCAGGTCGACCGTAGCGAGGGCGGCGAGGCCCCCGAGTCCGGGATGCCGCTCTGGCTGGAACTGTGGGTCTCGGCCCGGGACAGCGTGAAGGTGCTCGGCAGGGTGGTCCTGTACGGGCTCCTGCTCTTCGCCCTCGGCTTCATCCCGGTCATCGGGCAGACCGTCGTCCCGGTGCTCGGGTTCTGCGTCTCCGGCTACTTCCTCACCCAGGAGCTGACCTCCGTCGCCCTCCAGCGCCGCAAGGTGGAGCTGCCCGAGCGACTGGTCCTGCTGCGCTCGCGACGGCTGCTGGTGCTGGGCTTCGGCGTGCCGCTGGTGCTGGCGTTCCTGGTGCCGCTGGTCGCGGTGTTCCTGATGCCGGGCGCGGTGGCGGGCGCCACGCTGATGGTGCGCGACCTGATGAACGTCGACGACGAGCCCTCCGAGCCCCCGGCCACCGAGGCGCCCACCGGCTTCGGCCCGCCCCCGCCCGCCTACTCGTAGCTACCGCTTCAGCAGGGTGATCGCCCCGGCCGTGTCCTCCCCGCCGTGGGCCGCCGGATCGGCGGTCAGCCGGCGGCGCATGAGTTCCAGGTACGGGGAGATCAGCTCGGGGCTGACCCGCTGCTCCTCGGCGGTGCGCAGCAGGGTGCCGGTGGCCGCGACCTGCATGGCCAGGCTGGACACCACCCCGGTGGTGAAGTCCCGAGAGGTCAGCCGTTCGGCGGTGCTCCCGACGAAGAAGCCCATCGCGCCGAGCCATTCGGACAGCAGCGGAGCCAGGTCCTTCGGGGCGATGTCCTCGCCGTCGATCAGCGCGTAGGCGTGCGAGATGCCGGCGAACAGCCCGTACATCGCGCTGAGCAGCGCCACGTCGTGCAGCGCGGCGTGACCGGGGTCCTCGCCGACGAACCGGGCCCCGGCCGGGACCTCCAGCGCTGCCCGGTGGGTGTCGAACAGGGCGCGCGAGCCGCTGTAGAAGACGTAGCCCCCGGCCTCGGGGACGCCGATCATCGTGGGCGTGGCCATGATCCCGCCGTCCACGAACCGGGCCCCGCGCTCCTCGGCCCAGGCGGCCCGTGCGCGCCCCTCGGCCGGGGTGCCGGTGGTGAGGTTGACCAGGTCCTTGCCGGTCAGGTCGACCCCTTGCAGGGCGGAGCCGATGGAGGCGTCGTCGAGCAGGCAGAGCACGACGAGCCGGCTCGCGGCCACCGCCTCGGCGGGGCTGGTGGCGACGTCGGCCCCTTCGGCCGCGAGTGCCTCGGCCTTGGCGGCGGTGCGGTTCCAGACGGTGATCCGGTGCCCGGCGGCGAGCCACGTGCGGGCGAGGGCGGTGCCCATGTCACCGAGGCCGAGGAGGGTGAGCGAGTTTCGGGGTGTGTTGTCGGTCATGCGGTTTAGCCTGGTGGCAGGCCGTGAGGCTCTCAAGTACGCACTTCGGAGTGGGTGGTTACCCCGAGGTGAGCGAGCAGGTGGGGAGGGGTGTGACCGATGGCACTGACACAGAGGCCCGGTGCGGATCACTGCGGGATCGCCGCGGCGATGTCCGTGATCGACGGCAAATGGAAGGTCTCGATCCTGTGGGAGCTGGACCAGCGCCCGCGCCGCTTCGGTGAACTGCGCAGGCTCGTCCCCGGCGTCTCCGAGAAGGTGCTCGCCGCCCAGCTGCGCGAGATGGAGGTGGACGGCCTCGTCCACCGCGAGGTGTACGAGGAGGTTCCGCCGCGCGTCGAGTATTCCCTGACCCCACTGGGCCAGGGGCTGAACACGGCGCTGGAGGCCCTGGGCCAGTGGGGCGCGCAGAACCTCCTCCCCGTCACGGCGTAGCGCCGGCGGTCAGGCGCGCGGCTGCACCCACAGCGCCTCGCCGACCGCGCACAGTTCTCCCTCGGCGGTGGTCAGGGCCGTGCCCACCGTGTACTTGCGGCCCGAGCCCGAGAGCAGCCAGGCGTACGAGACCAGGCCCTCGCCCACCGGCACCGGCCGCAGCAGCCGGGCGGTCAGCGCGGCCGTGACCGCGCCGGCCGGGCGGCCGTCGAGCAGGCGCCCGGCCGCGTTCCCGGGGCAGTCCAGTGCTCCCCACACCAGCTCGGCCGGCAGTATCCCGTCCGCGCCGCCCAGCTCCCGGCCGGGGGTCCAGGCGGTGGCGACCATCCCGCCGCCCGGCACGACCCCACAGTGCAGGCGCAGCCCGGTGGCGGGCGTCCGGTCCAGGCCGCAGCCGAAGCAGTCGACCTGCCCTGCCGGCGGGGCCGCCCGGTAGGCCTCGGCCGCCGCCACCGCCTGCTCCCAGGAGGGTGCCTCGGGGGAGTCCGTGCCCTCGAAGGCGGCGGGGGTCGCCACGGCCAGCAGCAGCTCGCCGTCGGTCGCCTCGCAGCCGCCCCCGGGGGTCCCGGCGAGCCGGACCGGAGTCTCGGTGGGCACGGGCCGCCGGAAGTCCACCCGTACCGTGTCCGCGGTGGCGCGGGCGGCGAGCAGCCCCGCCACGTAGCCGCCGTAGGCCACTCCCGGGTAGCCGTGGAGGTGTTCCGGAACCGTGATCGTCTCGAAGGTGCTCATACCGACCAGCTCATCACATCGGCCGTCACCACGGACGGCGTACGGTCGTCCGCCACGGCCAGCGGTTCCCCGCCCGGGGCCCAGACGGCCGAGCCGCCACAGCCGGTCCACGGGCCCGCCGGGCCGACGTGGTTGGCGAGGACCACGTACAGGCCGTGCTCCTTCGCGATCCCGGGGTGGACGGTGGCCCGCTCGTGGATCCCGCCGCCCGTCCCGTACAAGGAGCTCGCCAGGTGCACCCGGCAGCCGTCGTCGGCGCCGCGGCCGGGTAGCTCGGGGAAGTGGTTGTCGTAGCAGATCCCCAACGAGAAGCGGATCCCGCCGAGTTCGAATCGCCCGTCGCCCTCGCCGGGCGGGAACCGGCCTAAGCCACGGGCGCCGGCCCCTCGAGGCGCTCGCCCCGGGTCCGGAGCAGGGTGAGTTCCGTCAGGTTGAGGGCGGTCACCACCGCGGTCAGGAGCAGCAGCGCGCCCAGCGAGGGCAGCAGCGCGGCCAGTGGCAGCAGGGCCAGGGTGGCCGCCGCGGTCACCAGCCGGGTCAGCGACCAGGACCGGAACAGGTGCCAGCGCGTGTACCCGAAGGTGGCGAGGTAGAGGGCGCAGCCCCCGTAGAGGAGGGCGGTCACGCCGAGCGGGAGCCGTTCGCCGGGGTGCGCGACGGCCTCGGCCATGCCGACGGCCACCGCGATGATCGAGGCGATCAGCGAGAGGTGCCCGTACGAGAGGACCTGCCGGGCCACGTCCGCTCGTACGGCCGCCGTCTCCAGCCCGTGCCGGACGGCGCCCGCGGCCAGGTGGAAGTACACCCACCACAGGCTGCACACGAGGACGAAGGCCAGGGCGACGGCCGCGAGCGTGCCGGCGCCGAGCGACGCGGCGGAGGCCACGGGGGCGCCGACCGCCACGATCGACTCGCCCAGCGCGATCATCACGAACAGGCCGAACCGCTCGGCGAGATGGCCCGAATCGAAGGCCAGGCGCATCATGTTGCGGCGCGTCAGCCGGGGCGCGGCCAGGTCCACGGCGGCGGCGAGGGCCCACAGTGCGATCCGGGCGTTTCCGTCGAGGAACCCGCCGGCGAGCAGCAGCGGGCCGCTGACCAGCACCGACAGGGTGACCGGCGTCAGTTTCGGGCGCCGTCCGCCGCCGTGCGCCAGCGCCGCGAGCAGCAGGCGGGCGCAGAAGTAGGCCCCGGCGAACAGCAGCCCGCGGTCGCCGAAGGCTTCGGGCAGGGCCAGGGCCATCATCAGGCCGCACAGCCCGGCCCCGAAGAGCCCGAGCCGGTTCAGCGGCCGGTCCGCGTCGTGGGTGTTGGAGTACACGGTGTTGCCGACCCACACCCAATAGATCGGAACGAAGGCGATCACGGCCCGCCCGGTGCCGGCCCAGCCGTGGTCGTGGTGCAGCAGCGCCGAGACCTGTGTCACGGCGAACACCAGCACCAGGTCGAAGAACAGCTCCGACCAAGCGACCTTCTTTTCCGTTTCCATCCCCAACTCCCCCCGGTAGTCCGTCGGGAGAAGGATGCCCGGGTGGATCGGGCGGCTACGCGCCGGGGGTCGGCGAAGGGCCCCGCAACAGGGTCAGGAAGGCGCGGAACGAGGCCGGCATGTCCACCGATTCGGGGGCGAGCAGCCACTGGAACTGCAGCCCGTCGCTCACGGCCGCCAGCAGCGGGGCCGCCTGTTCCGGGGTGAGGCCCGACGGGAGGCGCTCGCCGAACTCGGCGCGCAGTACCGAAGCCATCTCCCGGCGGACCTGCTCGTAGCGCTCGGTGAAGAACTCGCGGGCCGGATGTCCCTCGGTGACGCTCTCGCCGAGCAGCGCCGAGAAGGTCTGCACGATGCCCGGGCGCATGGCGTTGTACTCGACCAGCGAGTCCAGCAGGTCGAGGCGCCAGCTGCCGGCCGCGGCGCGCGAGCCGCCGCCCGTGTCCCACCGGTCGCGTTCCTCCAGGACCGCGACGAGCAGGGCCTCCTTGGTGGGGAAGTAGTGCAGCAGCCCCTGCTGGGTCAGGCCCACGCGTTCGGCGACGGTGGCCAGGGACGCTCCCCGGTAGCCGCGCTCCGCGATCACTTCGAGGGCCGCGAGGACGATCTGCTCGCGGCGCTCCTCGCTCCTGGCTCGGACCATCGCCCCGCACCCCATTCCCTTCACGGCCTCCAGAGGACCGTACGGCATGCGTACATCACGAACGCATCACGAACCCTACCGTTCTACAGGGAACGGGTCCACGATGGGGGCACCGCACAGCACCCGCACCGCACTCAACGAGGAGGCACGGCCGTGACCGATGCCGATCAGGTCCGCGAGAACGAGCAGATCCGCGAAGACGCCGTGGAAGCGGCTCTCGACAAGCTGGATCTCGACACCAAGGCCCGTCTGCTTTCCGGTCAGGACATGTGGTCCCTGCCCGCGCTCCCCGAGATCGGGCTGCAGTCCCTGGTCATGTCCGACGGCCCCATCGGGGTCCGCGGGGTGCGCTGGACCGCCGACGACCCCTCCATCGCGCTGCCCTCGCCCACCGCGCTCGCCGCGGCCTGGGACCCGGAGCTCGCCCGCCGGGCCGGCCGGCTCCTCGCCCAGGAGGCCCGCCGCAAGGGCGTCCACGTCCTCCTCGCCCCGACCGTCAACCTGCACCGATCCCCGCTCGGCGGCCGGCACTTCGAGTGCTACTCCGAGGACCCCTACCTCACCGGCGCCATCGGCAGCAGTTACGTGAACGGCGTCCAGGACGGCGGGGTCGGCACCACGGTCAAGCACTTCGTCGGCAACGACGCGGAGACCGAGCGGTTCACCGTCGACAGCGTCATCGCCCCGCGCCCGCTGCGCGAGGTGTACCTGGCCCCGTTCGAGGCCATCGTCGCCAATGCCCACCCCTGGGGCATCATGACCGCCTACAACCGGGTCAACGGCACGACGATGACCGAGCACACCTACCTCGTCAACGAAGTCCTGCGCGCGGAATGGGGCTTCGACGGGTACAACGTGTCCGACTGGATGGCCGCCCGGTCCACCACCGGGGACATCCTCGGCGGCATGGACGTGGCCATGCCCGGCCCGCAGACCGTCTACGGACCCGCCCTCGCCGAGGCCGTGCGCGCCGGTGAGGTCCCCGAGTCCGCCGTCGACGCGGCCGTCCGCAACGTGCTGCGCCTCGCGGCCCGCGTCGGCGCCCTGGCGGGCGCCCCCGCCGTGGTCGAGGAGGTCCCGGCCCCGATCGACGGGCAGGCCCTGGCCCGCGAGCTCGCCGCCCGCGGCTTCGTCCTCGTGCGCAACGAGAACGGAACCCTGCCGCTCGACACCGCCGCCGGCCGCACCGTCGCCCTCATCGGCGCCGCGGCCCGCGACGCCCGGGTCCTCGGCGGCGGCTCCGCCACCGTCTTCCCCGAGCGGATCGTCTCCCCGCTCGACGGCCTCACCGCGGCCCTCCCCGAAGGGGCACTCACCTTCACCGTCGGCGCCGACCCCTCCGACGAACTGACCCCCGCCGACAAGGGCTTCGAGCTGCGCGCGGTCTGCCGCGACGCCTCCGGCGCCGTCCTCGGCGAGGGCAGCCTGCCCTCCGGCCAGGTCCAGTGGATCGGCGACGACCTGCCCGAGGGCGCCTCGTACGAGACGATGGCGAGCATCGAGGTCACCGGAACGTTCCTGCCGCGCGATAACGGTGCGCACGCCTTCGGCACCCGCGGGCTCGGCGCCTTCACCCTCACCGTCGGCGGGGAGACCGTGTGGGAGGGCGTCCAGGAGCTCGGCAACGAGGCGGACCCCTTCGAGGCCTTCTTCGGCGCCCCCAACGAGCGGGCCCGCGTCACCCTCACCGAGGGGGAGCCGGTCGAGGTCTCGCTGACCTACCAGGTCCCCGACATGACCGCGCTGCCGCTCAAGGCGATCATGTTCTCGCTGCTCCACCTCGGCCCGCAGCGCGAGGCCGACGCGCTGATCGCCGAGGCCGTGGAAGCCGCCCGGGCCGCCGACACCGCGGTCGTGGTCG
This genomic window from Streptomyces sp. NBC_01351 contains:
- a CDS encoding rod shape-determining protein, with product MTVSLEQLRRCHVAVDLGAARTRVYVKGAGLVVDEPSCAAVNTRTGALIAVGTFAERMTGRTPDYIRVVRPVSGGTVVDIEMAQRMLRHLLGEKLRRALRRKPRLRAAACTPHDADPLAQRAAVETLVGLGARRVELVDTLIAAAVGCGLPVEQPTATMIMVCGAAATQVAVLSLGSIVTAVRIPVGGEAIDHAVVQHLRHAHELMLPSQAVRPLQLALHGNGINAGGPASTLIHGRDVATGLARSVHVDTAAVRNAIHTPLTAVLDGIGKVLRDCPPDLVADLTDRGIMMVGGSALLPGLDQMLRDATGMPVAIAERPDVCAVLGLGAMLEGKIAPMVLNPLAE
- a CDS encoding esterase/lipase family protein; the encoded protein is MLTTRQRLLALLTLCLALLAPAAARAADRGVVGAADQASSRNPVVFVHGYNADPGVWGALRGDLRAAGYADSELFSFGYDTHQSVNEVLSGRLAAYVEDVRRQTGAAKVDVVSHSFGSLVSRWYVKFGGGGAAVDHWVSLAGPNRGTSTAWACALWDQACRDMTPGSYVVKNLNGGDETPGAVKYATFWSNCDEVVNPDDSVPLTGAANTPVGCLKHNDLLGDDGTSAGVRAFLAS
- a CDS encoding SCO2400 family protein gives rise to the protein MNYCHACRRHLNGALACAGCGTPAEYLPAAPPAAAVPPMPEAPTASTTPTALADVYADSLVTLSAPNERRAGARRRSARRKRSRTTLTVALGVVIAGAASLLAVNVLGDGERSDRASTVVLTDDGPQQPAPLPDLPTSGAPTGPSGKATAKVAAGPTKKSGTGAPSGGAAQPAPVSSAPAPVTSASPSATSRVGGSAKPTVSGTPTQSPTGNQQSLIPPPPPPSPPPAPPEDCGFLGWKCW
- a CDS encoding MarR family winged helix-turn-helix transcriptional regulator, translated to MPSRRTDPVTIEVVELIGDVVARYHMEYEHAAASHQLTGAQAKVLTMLALDPMPMRRIAQKLRCEPSNVTGIVDRLETRGLVERHPDPADRRVKLAAPTEEGRQTAERLRESLDFAREPLSGLSPAERAVLRDLLKRMLGG
- a CDS encoding NADP-dependent oxidoreductase — translated: MSEIPAVSREWHLVRRPQGWPVAEDFALREVPVSAEPAAGRILVRNLHMSVDPYMRGRMNDVKSYIPPFQLDEPMQGGAVGEVVASAAEGFAVGDHVLHHLGWREYAELDAKFATKVDASLAPLSAYLGVLGMPGLTAYAGLFEVASFKEGDSVFVSGAAGAVGSLVGQFAKIKGASRVIGSAGSDEKVTVLTEKYGFDAAFNYKNGPVAEQLPASAPEGIDVYFDNVGGDHLEAAISSMKVNGRATLCGAIAGYNETEAAPGPRNLMQVIGKRLRLQGILVNDHAGLQQQFVQDVAGWLRSGELRYDETVVEGVENATSAFLGMLRGENTGKMIVSFTG
- a CDS encoding organic hydroperoxide resistance protein; translation: MSIQQSDVAYTAVATAENGRDGRVATNDGSLDVVVNPPKELGGSGAGTNPEQLFAAGYSACFQGALGVVAKNVNADISGSTVTAEVGIGKNDEGFGLIVKISAVIPNVDAATAKDLIEKAHEVCPYSKATRGNITVELAV
- a CDS encoding EI24 domain-containing protein, giving the protein MGDLARGFRYLLAGQRWVLRHGRWFGFGLLPGLVSLVLYAGALIGLGYGADDFTAWATPFADDWASPWIGLFRGFLTALVICLGLFLSVITFTAVTLLIGQPFYESLSEQVDRSEGGEAPESGMPLWLELWVSARDSVKVLGRVVLYGLLLFALGFIPVIGQTVVPVLGFCVSGYFLTQELTSVALQRRKVELPERLVLLRSRRLLVLGFGVPLVLAFLVPLVAVFLMPGAVAGATLMVRDLMNVDDEPSEPPATEAPTGFGPPPPAYS
- a CDS encoding NAD(P)-dependent oxidoreductase — translated: MTDNTPRNSLTLLGLGDMGTALARTWLAAGHRITVWNRTAAKAEALAAEGADVATSPAEAVAASRLVVLCLLDDASIGSALQGVDLTGKDLVNLTTGTPAEGRARAAWAEERGARFVDGGIMATPTMIGVPEAGGYVFYSGSRALFDTHRAALEVPAGARFVGEDPGHAALHDVALLSAMYGLFAGISHAYALIDGEDIAPKDLAPLLSEWLGAMGFFVGSTAERLTSRDFTTGVVSSLAMQVAATGTLLRTAEEQRVSPELISPYLELMRRRLTADPAAHGGEDTAGAITLLKR
- a CDS encoding winged helix-turn-helix transcriptional regulator is translated as MALTQRPGADHCGIAAAMSVIDGKWKVSILWELDQRPRRFGELRRLVPGVSEKVLAAQLREMEVDGLVHREVYEEVPPRVEYSLTPLGQGLNTALEALGQWGAQNLLPVTA
- a CDS encoding PaaI family thioesterase, with product MSTFETITVPEHLHGYPGVAYGGYVAGLLAARATADTVRVDFRRPVPTETPVRLAGTPGGGCEATDGELLLAVATPAAFEGTDSPEAPSWEQAVAAAEAYRAAPPAGQVDCFGCGLDRTPATGLRLHCGVVPGGGMVATAWTPGRELGGADGILPAELVWGALDCPGNAAGRLLDGRPAGAVTAALTARLLRPVPVGEGLVSYAWLLSGSGRKYTVGTALTTAEGELCAVGEALWVQPRA
- a CDS encoding low temperature requirement protein A codes for the protein METEKKVAWSELFFDLVLVFAVTQVSALLHHDHGWAGTGRAVIAFVPIYWVWVGNTVYSNTHDADRPLNRLGLFGAGLCGLMMALALPEAFGDRGLLFAGAYFCARLLLAALAHGGGRRPKLTPVTLSVLVSGPLLLAGGFLDGNARIALWALAAAVDLAAPRLTRRNMMRLAFDSGHLAERFGLFVMIALGESIVAVGAPVASAASLGAGTLAAVALAFVLVCSLWWVYFHLAAGAVRHGLETAAVRADVARQVLSYGHLSLIASIIAVAVGMAEAVAHPGERLPLGVTALLYGGCALYLATFGYTRWHLFRSWSLTRLVTAAATLALLPLAALLPSLGALLLLTAVVTALNLTELTLLRTRGERLEGPAPVA